The sequence below is a genomic window from Acidobacteriota bacterium.
TGCCCGCGGCGGCGGCGGCCATCCTCGCGGCGGCCCGGACCAAGCTCGGGCTCTGAGGAAATCGGGGGGAACCGCGGCCGGTTCCCCCCGTTTCGTCGTCAGTACGCGAGCAGGTAGCGGTCCACTTCCCAGCCGTGGACCTGGGCGATGTACTGCTGCCACTCCGAGCGCTTGGCCTCGACGAACTTCTCGTAGATGTGCTCGCCGAGCGCGTTCTTGAGCAGGTCGTCCTTCTCGAGGCAGTCGAGCGCCTCGGCGAGGCTGCCCGGAAGGACGTCGATCTTGAGGCGCTTCTTCTCGCGCGCCGACATCTCGAAGATGTTCTGGTTCACGGGCTCGCCCGCCTCCAGCTTGTTCTTGACGCCGTCGAGGCCGGCCGCGAGCATGACCGTGAAGGCGAGGTACGGGTTGCACGCCGGGTCCGGCATGCGGACCTCGCAGCGCGTTCCCATCCCGCGCCGGGCGGGGATGCGGACCATCGGCGAGCGGTTGCGTTCGGACCAGGCCACGTTGACGGGAGCCTCGTAGCCGGGCACGAGGCGCTTGTAGGAGTTCACGAGCGGGTTCGTGATCGCGGCGATGGCGCGCGCGTGCTTGAGGATGCCGCCGATGTAGTTCATGGCGAGGCCGGAGAGCTGGTACTTCGCCTTCGGGTCGAAGAACGCGTTCTTCATGGACGCGCCCGAGCCCGTGATGAGCGACTGGTGGACGTGCATGCCCGACCCGTTGACGCCGAAGATCGGCTTCGGCATGAACGTCGCGTGGAGGCCGTGGTCGAGCGCCACCTTCTTCACGATGAGCTTGAACGTCGCCACCTGGTCGGCCGTCGTGACGGCGTCGCCGTACTTGAAGTCGATCTCGTGCTGGCCGGGGGCGACCTCGTGGTGCGCCGCCTCGACCTCGAATCCCATCGCCTCGAGCGCGACGACGATGTCGCGCCGTGCCTCCTCGCCGCGATCCACGGGCGTCAGGTCGAAGTAGCCGCCCTGGTCGTGCGTGTCGACGACGGGGTCGCCGTTCGCGTCGCGCGTGAACAGGAAGAACTCGGCCTCGGGGCCGGTCATGAGCGTGTAGCCCATGGCCTTGGCCTTCTCGACCTGGCGCTTGAGCGTCTGGCGCGGGCAGCCCGCGAACGCCTTGCCGTCGGGCGTGATGACGTCGCAGACGAGGCGCGCGACCTTCCCGTTCGGGTGCGACCACGGGAAGATGCGGAACGTGTCGAGGTCGGGCACGAGGCCCATGTCCGACTCCTCGATCCGCGTGAAGCCCTCGATCGAGGACCCGTCGAACTGGATCTCGCCCTCGAGGGCCTTCTCGAACTGCGAGCGCGGCACCTCGACGTTCTTGATGATTCCGAGGATGTCCGTGAACTGCAGACGCAGGAAACGGACGCCTTCCTTGTCGCAGATCTTCAGGATTTCGGCTGCCTTCAGTGCCATGTGGTTCCCCCTGTTTTCGTCTGATTTCGGCTCACGCCGCGCGGAGAATCCGTTCAATGCGCCAGAAAGTCAACCCAAAACGGGCACTTTGCACTCGTCTATGTGCATGAGACCGCTTATCCGATAAATCAGTCCGAATTTTCTTAGAAAGTGAAAGAGTCCCCGGCGCGCGGGCGGGCCGCCGACCGAAACATAGGTCCCGGCGCGCCGGGACGCCATTCACCTTCAGAGGAATCTCCCGGTCCCCCGTCTCCCTGTATCTCTAAACTCCCGCCCATGAAGACCCGCTCCGACGCTTGGACCCTCCTGACGGAATTCACCGCCTCGCAGCCCCTTCGCCGCCATGCGCTCGCGGTCGAGGCGACCATGCGCGCCCTCGCGCGCTCGAAAGGCGTCGCGGACCCCGCCGAGATCGAAACGTGGGGCCTCGTCGGAATGCTCCACGACTTCGATTACGAGAAGTTCCCGACGGAAGAGGACCACGTCTGGCGCGGCATGGAGATCCTCCGCGAGCGCGGCTGGCCCGAGCCGCTCATCAAGGCGATCGGCGGCCACGCTTTCTACACGAACATCCCGCGCGAGACGCCGATGGAGAAGGCGATCCTCGCCGCCGACGAGCTCACGGGCTTCTGCGGCGCCTGCGCGCTTATCCGCCCCAGCAAGAAGATCGCGGACGTCCCGGTCGAGTCGGTCCTCAAACGCCTGAAGGAGAAGTCCTTCGCGCGCTCCGTCGACCGCACGTACGTCACGCGCGGCGCCGAGGAGTGGGGGGCGCCGCTCCCGGACCTCGTCGCCCTCGTCCTCGCGGCGCAGGTCCCGATCGCCGACCGCCT
It includes:
- a CDS encoding HDIG domain-containing protein — its product is MKTRSDAWTLLTEFTASQPLRRHALAVEATMRALARSKGVADPAEIETWGLVGMLHDFDYEKFPTEEDHVWRGMEILRERGWPEPLIKAIGGHAFYTNIPRETPMEKAILAADELTGFCGACALIRPSKKIADVPVESVLKRLKEKSFARSVDRTYVTRGAEEWGAPLPDLVALVLAAQVPIADRLGLGGAPAADLPDSPAPPEPSAP
- the glnA gene encoding type I glutamate--ammonia ligase — its product is MALKAAEILKICDKEGVRFLRLQFTDILGIIKNVEVPRSQFEKALEGEIQFDGSSIEGFTRIEESDMGLVPDLDTFRIFPWSHPNGKVARLVCDVITPDGKAFAGCPRQTLKRQVEKAKAMGYTLMTGPEAEFFLFTRDANGDPVVDTHDQGGYFDLTPVDRGEEARRDIVVALEAMGFEVEAAHHEVAPGQHEIDFKYGDAVTTADQVATFKLIVKKVALDHGLHATFMPKPIFGVNGSGMHVHQSLITGSGASMKNAFFDPKAKYQLSGLAMNYIGGILKHARAIAAITNPLVNSYKRLVPGYEAPVNVAWSERNRSPMVRIPARRGMGTRCEVRMPDPACNPYLAFTVMLAAGLDGVKNKLEAGEPVNQNIFEMSAREKKRLKIDVLPGSLAEALDCLEKDDLLKNALGEHIYEKFVEAKRSEWQQYIAQVHGWEVDRYLLAY